Sequence from the Carassius auratus strain Wakin unplaced genomic scaffold, ASM336829v1 scaf_tig00017721, whole genome shotgun sequence genome:
TTAGAAAACAACCCCAGATCAACCCATTTgtgttgtattattaaatattatgattaTGCATAATGGCATTTCAGTAGCTTTTTATAGTCTTTCTGTCCTTGCACTTCAGGGTCTTATTACATAATAAGACAAAATAATGTCACCACTTTATCATCATACAACAGCTACTAAACATTTTCTTATCTGTGTTCTGTGTTGCCCAGGCCGACACGGGACagtgaggatgatgaagaggatgagAGGAAGGGCAGAGGCTGTGCCCTGCAGTATCAGCACGCTCTGGTGCGTGTTCTCACACACTTTGTAGCCGAGCCAGCTGGCCCTGGTGGGGAGCTTGTGCACATGCTAggttctgattggtcagccgACATCACAGATATGGTCCTGGACTTCCTGAAAGTGGAAGATACAAGCTTTGCACGACTAATTGATGGAAGGGTGCTGGTGGGAAGAGACCCAGGCATCACCAATATACAGGTAAATATCTATCTAATGATCATCTGTATCtgcttttatacattttgaaGATACATTTTGCTTCTAAAGGTTCTTAAATTGCTTTCAAGATGTACATTTTATCAGTGCAGTATTTGCATTCCCTGGGATGTGATCAAGTCCATTCCTAATTTATTCAAAGCCAGTTTCTTTGACTGCATCTTTTTGGTGAGCAGCTCGGTTTTAAAATAAGTCACTGGAAATATTCGCCCTTCATTGCAAAGATGTTATTGTATCTGAGTGATAGCAAGATTGTTTGTCTACAGGTGTTAAAATCTCAGCTGTGTTAAATGCTCATCCCAAAGTCAAATGTTCTGTTGGGAACCCATTGACTAGAGGCCcctgtgtgtttgttcatttcctctgcatgtgtgttttcatgtctgtctgtctccatTTACACTTCATCATGTTTCACGTGTTGGTCCAACTTTGTTGTGGTTATATACGAGTTTGCATGTGGCtttgagtttgtttttattttgtgtggaaTTCTCTCCAGTCCTTTTTTCATGATGTTTCTCTCCCTGTCATTTAGACTTCTGCCACCCTTTTTGATTTCCtgccatttaagttttttttttttcatcttttcctcCCCTCAGCTTGGGAATCCTCATAGTGTCACTCAATAGTTTGTGTCCACGGGTAACAGAATATGGTACTCTACAATGACACGTTGATTCTGGGAGCTCTTTGTACACCTGTCATACTGCCTGTCTGTCATAGTATAGCAATTGCTAAGTGTCAGTTTTTATCTCCTTGCCTTTTATAAGGATGAGAGATATTATATAATGGAAAAATGATCAGGaaaagattttcaaatatttacagtatataaattatttaaaatgccttCAGTGAATTTCATgcaaagacagatagacagatagacagatagatagatagatagatagatagatagatagatagatagatagatagatagatagatagatagatagataggatgaCATATGCATTTATCTGAACGATGTGAAAATTGGCTTTTGTATTTCCCAGGTGATATCCCCTCTTTCTGACTCCATTCTGGCTGAGAAGGCCATCACAGTGGTGGATGATAAAGTGACCATCACTGATCTTGGAGTTCAGTTGGTGGGCTCTTTGAGTCTCTCACTGCAGCCCAGTTCCACCAACAACAGAGCCTTCTACATCACAACCACTGCTCAGGACCTGCTGCACACACCAAAACAGGTGAGAGAGATGAGAAATGACCAACAAAATACTTCATTTGTTACCATAGACCACtatgtattatgtaaaaaaatgtaatctaggTTACATAACATTCTAAAACTAGAAGTTGAGGCTACTGTAGACATTAAGGCTACTGTAAATTGGCTCCAACTGTTCTGGAACTAGAGATTTAGGCCATAGTGAATTGGCTTGAACATTTCCGAAATAAAAGCTGACATTGCTGTAGGGTTGCATGATTAAGCAAAATTAAACTGTAAAGAAGATAAATCGCGATTAGGCAGAAACTGCGAGATTGAGAGATATTAGAGGCAAAGtagaaactaaaatatattaaaaagtcaGGTAAAGGAACAATCTTCATGTACTAACCTGACTATGCAACATTTTAAACCTGGCTTTGCCATGTACATCTATCAACCGTCCACAGTCTGCCCTTTCAACAGTACAGAGACTATTGTGGAAATAATCCAGTATGCTAACACATTCTGCAAAATGTTCTGGCCTCTGTTTGCTCTATTAACCCATAGCCCCTCACTTGTGGCACCTGTGTTCATTTTGGCAGGCGTTATTGTAACCAAGAAGTGAATAGCTCTAATATCCTACTTTCCCATACAGTGCAGTTTGGAATCATCTGATTAAAGTATCTAAAATAGCGGCTTTCCCTGGCTTCTATCTGAGTTTTCCCACGCACAGGGGCCAAGGTTAACTATGAGTGAATGAGAGTAGGTGGGAAAACACTGCAAGAGTCTCATTTGGAGTTGGAAGTTACggatattaagaaaaaaaatgttttgtctcaTTTGTAGAAGCTGCCAAATCAAGGTGGCCACATATCTGGAAGCTGTTCTTGTTCACTGTTTAAGCACTAGAATAGTTTGCCGTTTGCGTTTTCACTCTCTTGAGCATTTGTGATTATATAATCCTATATAATTATAATCCATATCCTATAATTACCTTTCTCTTTCCAATCATATTATTTAGTATTTCTTAAATTACACATGACTACATGTTTAGATAAGCTCAAATTAATGTGCTAATTTTTCTAGTCCTGGTAGATATTTTTGTGTGCTTCTTGAAAATTTGacaagaaggttttttttttttttttttgtacttgtcgTGTGTACAGGAAATCAGCAGTCTAATAAAGAGGTTGATTggcaaaaagtattttatatacttttaaactacaaaaatactaagattaaatgtatttaaatacaaaatagtattttgtatttcaaatacatgtatttgaaatactgcCCATCTCTGCTTGTAGTGCTTCTACATTTATCATGGGAAATTTTGAATTTATTAAGAGAAATAACCTTGACAGCCTTGCCATTAGACATCACTGCAGTTCCAGTCGCAGGCAGTTTGTGCTTTGATTCACATGTTCAGGGACTTAAAATGTTTGCAGAGCAGAAACTCTCATTCTTACAAAGTCACACAATGCAGTGCTGTGTACTATAAAAGCCTTCGCTCTCCAAGGACAATGATGCAGTAGCTATATAAATGAGAATGTTTCAAACTAATGAAactaccaaaaatgtaaatttactcaACCTTTTCTCATTCAACCcataacacaaaaggagaaatatttttcagaattgtACAAGCCAATCtttgtccaattttttttttttttttttttttttgtaaaataattttttgaagtcATATCTATTAAATGCTTTGGTTTCAGTTCTAAAAacaggttttcagtttttttttttttttttttttttttggcaaattagaCTTAGTAAATTTGGTTCTCAAATTTAGCTCACTGACTGACTGTGCAGAGGTTAAAAGGAGGGAACTCAGGCTTTTCTATGTTATTACACTAAATTAATACTGAGGCTTAGAAAAGGATGCACAACTCATCATAAAAGCAGTTCATATGACTCATCCACTACATTCATTTGCTGAAGTCACTGATTatcttctcctctcctcctgtAATCCTGTGACTAAATCGTTCATTCAAAGTGGTTTTGTAGAATGGATCAAACGAATCAGTGAAAACGcgattcaaaagaatgattcattcaataaagagCGAGCAGTACAATTCTCCATCAGTTTCTAAGTCATatgagtttaaaacaacatgaaagtGAGGAAACAATGACTTCTCACTACGGGTGAACTTGTCCTTTAAATAATGCTTCTGTTCTTACATTACAGGAAGCCATTATCAGTGCATGGATTCAGTACAGCGATGGCTCTGTGACCCCTCTTGATATCTATGACCCCAAAGATTTTACTTTAACCATCACCTCACTGGATGAGAACGTGGTCTCCACCTATCAAGATCATTCCCAATGCTGGCCCATTATAGTGGCGGAAGGCGAGGGCCAGGGAGCACTACTGCGTGTGGAGATGATGATCTCAGAAACCTGCCAGAAATCCAAGAGGAAGAGCATTTTGGCAATGGGGATAGGAAATGTACAAGTGAAGTTTGGACAGAACGACCTGGAGCAGAGGAGCGGAACTCATAATGAGAACAGTCTGGACAACAGCACAAATGAACAGAGACATAAGGTTCTAGAGCCGGATAAAACAAGTGGAGGAGACAGCTGGAAATACACAAACACCGCAGTAGAACGGGAAGAGTCAGTCCTAAAGAAAGTCAGCACAACCTCAAAGACTCCGCTAACTAGTCGTTCCGGGGGAAACAAACAGAGTGGGGGACAAAACAACAACCCTGTGGACTATACCAGTTTCCCAGCACTGGTGGATCTACCTGGTGGAGCAGAGAGCGACTTGACTCAGGCTCCAAGAGGTCTGTCCGACCTGGAAATTGGCATGTATGCCCTGCTTGGAGTCTTTTGCCTTGCTATCCTCGTCTTCCTCATCAACTGTGTCAGTTTTGCCTTCCGCTTCCGCCACAAACAGCTCCCTGTTCTGGAGCAGGGCAACATGAACCATGCCCACGACTGGGTGTGGCTCGGTAATGAAGCGGACCTGATGGATCATCACGGCAACCACGGGCCACTGGCACACAACGATGAGTGCACGACTGCGATAGATCGCAATGAGGGGTGCGAGGAGAGCAAGTTTCTCCTCAACGGGAGCAGTGTTCAGAAAAGCGGGTCAACACACGGACATGTCATCCCCCACGTTCACTCCGATCCTCGGTCCTGTTTGGGAAACGACCCCAGTGGAAAAATTGAACCCCCTAACAACTCTCCCAGTGCTGCCAAGCGCAAAAGGGTCAAGTTTACTTCCTTCGCCACTGTACTACCGGACGAAGGTGGGCCGTACACCAACTCCATCCTTATTGGTAATGAAGATAACATCAAGTGGGTCTGTCAAGACATGGACCTGGGACAGTCGGCTGAGCTCAGAAGTTACATGGAGAGACTGCAAGACAATCTGTAGGAGCTgggaagaaaacaaaagaaagggGAAGTGTGAGGGCGGACACACAAAAACTCACCAGAAATGCCTTTGCACTGTTGGAGGATTGCAGGGAGAGAAGGAGGGAGGAATTGTTAAAGAATCGAAAGTAGATGCAAGTAGGGATTAGAGAGGAATACAATCTTTTGGGAGTTTTGAGTTAAGTGGGAAATTCACGTAAAGGGGAAATGGGTTAAGAGAGACTGGCACGTTCGTACTGGCTCCGCCGAGCGGTCCAGGTGGCGCAAAGTGAGCAGCTGCCAATTGGCTAGCACAGGGACAGAATGCCAGTTACGAACACCCAGAATAAACAAGCCCAAACAAGaccagtgagaaaaaaaaaaaaaccttgacagcTGTACAGAAAATCACAGTCCATGGAAGTCAATAAACAGGAGTTGTTATCGCTAGTCTATctgagtgttttgttttatttcgaTTAAAATCAAACAAGTCAGAATTATGGACAGAtacaacagattttattttttgagataaTCCCAGGCTTTTTCCAGATTAGTGTGTAACTAGACCAAACCCTGCCTCAGATCCAGGTGTTATTTCTAACCATTCATTTTGTACTCTGTCTCTCCTGTGTGAATACCAAGAGAGCTTGGGTGCAAGAACTTGTGGGATTCCCCCTGGCTGGAATCTGTACCAGCTGTATCTGCACACACACTGTTCAAGGAGTcaaaaaaacaccaaaacacaACAGTCCTCCCTCTCCATCTCTCCACTTGGAGAAAAACAGAAGACATCAATGATGAAAAGCAACAAGAGAATAAAAAGACTCCTCATGCACTGTTCAGTTGATCAAGTGAATGTGAAAAAAAGGCAGTTTGTTCatttgcacaataaaaaaaatacagaaagtgCTTAGAGTGGCACCTCAGCTGATCTGAGACCGGCCATCTTGACTGTCCATACAGCAACTGATCCAGGCATACAGCCTGAAAGTTTGAAGATGCGATGATAAACACATGACAGACCATCTAGAAATACAAGCCCACAAGAATGAGCTGTGTTTGTTATAAAACCATATGATTGCTGtgatagaaaaatatacaagagtAGATATGGTCTGTTACCCTCCAGTATGGTAAATGTATGAAAGTTTCTCTTTTTATTGAGGCAAAATGTACATCATTTTCCCCCTTTTTACATGGCTGGAGCACCTGCCCATGGTTTTTACATGTCCTATAGGTTTTAAAGCAACTTTATATTTCTGCCTCAATAAAAACCCCAACGTTTACCCGGTTCCTTGAATCCTTGTTGTTTATATTACTGAAGAGTTGTAGGGAAGGACAGATGTGGACACCTTCTCTTTGAAAGCTCAGGTGAAAATATGCTCACAGATGAACAGTGGTAGAATTGAAATGTAGATTGTAAgaatgcaatatttatttgtaagtgTAATATGATAGgatgtaaataaaatgattaaaaatttctTGTGGACACTGCAAGAAGGCTGTTGCCTACATTTTCACAATCAACACAAGAGTCTTGAGGCCATTATGattgtttcatattttatgtgCAAGTCTGATTTCCTTCTGGAGGAATAAAAATAATAGGCTTTAATATGTTAAGACATGTCATGGGTTCTGTCTTTTACATCAGATTCCAAATTTAGACAGAGTTCAGTCCTTTCCtttgatattttatttctgttggtttcaaatgtgtttgatttatttaaagcTACATTAGAAGTAGTGGAGAGCAGATTTAATTGTAATTGGAAAGTATTTATATACATGCAAAAGtgaaaatttctttttttacccATTTTCCAATTACATTTTTGCCTTTATAAAAGATATGTATTTTAAAGTACAAATATTCCATGTAGTATCTTAGTTAATTTGaggttattttttgtttttattttttgttttataataaatatgtataataaatattaaatttctttacaaaaactattaatttttctatttaattttttatggatgttaatacattttgtaaGCTATTTCGTCATCCGTTATATGAAATGCGAGAACAGACttttaactgtaatattttaccttttaaattgtatgtgtctattaataaaactatccatttttattattattattattattattattgtgaatttATTGTTCCATTTAAACCTGCTCTCCCCTAATAAAATTGCTGTTTTGTCTTAAGCGATGTTAGAATCCATTAATTTGACTGAAATGCTTAAAGATACGCTGGAACTGAAATGGTTATAGATTTTGACAGTCATTGGGACAACAGCAGTTTGCGACAAAAACACAATTTCATATAGTAGAGTACGAGAGTGAGCTGTTGAGCTCATGTGTTTGCCAAGGCCATTGCTGACACCTCTTCAACCAGGAGAATATACTGGATTGTAACAATAACACTCTTCATTCACCATCCACACGAGGCCTTAGATGCAGTGTCACAATGTCTGATGACTCAAGATGGAGAATATGAACTCATCTTTATTCCATAGTCATTTGCTTAGTGATATTCTGATGATCTATTCCTAAATGCCCATTCTCTGCATTTTCTCATAAACCATGTCGTATCCTGCTATATGACTCCATGTTTTCATATAAACATACTTGTCTGATAAACAGCTTCATGTCCATGTTTACAAatctatattttcatataaataagtTTTAACACCTGAAGACGTCATGATTTTGTACAAATATACAGATCTAAAAGCAGAAAGAATAACTTAACACACCTGCAACGTTCTTATTTTACAGAAGTACCGACATCCGTTAATGTCCCTTTGCTGGTATTTGTTCAGTATTACCCTCACTgtgtatatgcttttttttcattaaagttcTTGCCTATTGACATggattttttgtttcttttgtttccctTTAGTTTCGGTGTATCTCCAGATACCCATTAACACACCAATGAGTAAAATTTGGATGTGGCACACCAGACATAACATTAGCCCCGGTAATAACATCAGCACAAGGTACAAAATGGTAAAGTTTGTGTGCAACAAATTTTGATGAGATGTACACCACTGTACACATTTTTGGACTATTTCAACAAAAAATGGCCCAAAAATAATCTATAATGAACCCCACTAGCTTCCACTTGGACTTCAAAGTAATTTTTTGAAATATGGACCCATTTTTCCCCACTCAGAAAAGATGGAACTGTCATTATATTGCTGTTCCTGAAGCACAGAGAAAAGCTAAGGGGCTGTATTATCTTTGTTTTACCACATAGATGTCATTCATTTAGTCAAGGGGGCTTTCAcagaatattacattattttaagtacaaaaaaattTTAGTTCACTGACATTCCCAAGTATAgaacatacataaaatataatgcaaattaaaatttatataaataaaatgtgaaaatgaaaaatgattacatgaattaaattataacaacatattaataatattttaataactgagAGGCTTTTAGAAATACTAcaaaaattagttaaaaatgagtTGTAAAGATACATTTGTTAAAATTGGGTTAAATACTTTGGATATATAGAGTGTTGGGaaagttactttggaaatgtaataggttacaaattaatatataaaaaaatgccctattaaaaatataatacgtagtgtaactatttcaattattttattaaagtaatatcACGGATTACAGTACATTTGATTACTTTCCCACGgttaaatcattttcaaacatttcaactGGGCAGGGTTAACCTTATAGTACTGTAGTACTCAACACTAATTAttgtcagactttcaaaatccttcatcatCTGAATTaagataataatttaattttaaagcatagtcaccacaaaatcagactgtAACACCTCTTTTTATATTGAGATTTATTTTGAGATCTGCTCAGACAGTTTGTGTGCTAAAACTTTCAGCAGCAATGTGGATTGAGTAATTGACAGACATGGTTCGCTGCAAAGAGAACAAATCAAAAGCAGCAGAATAGCATCGCTTTACTAAAATATCCGGTAACACTTAAGAATAGGTAacaactagttgcttattaccatgcatattactagattacTAGCCAtatattagtgctaattaagaacatatttatgccttattctacttgacctatatccctaatcctacccaataactaaacttaacaactaccttacttattaacaagcagcaaattaagaatttattgagataaatgtcatagttaatagttaacaagtatTACTTATTCTAAAGTGCTACAAATTATTCATACCTGTATGTAACCCCCTTTTTTTAACCATTAACATTTTCTGTAATTACACTTGTTTTCCCCAATAACTGTAACCgactacagttacttttattttgtaattaaattatgtaatgaGTTTACTCAAcagtgtgtattttttatattttgttaaatatatatattggttgaATGAGAGTCAGGCTTGGAATGACTGGCTAAGTAAAGAGTGAACATTTTGGCTTGGACcatactgttcttttaaaaggATTTTTAAGTGATTCAAAATGGAAAATTAGCTTCCCCTCacacatctttatttatttatttattttatcatctcATTTTCCAGTGACATAAAACATATGGCTTAGTTTTTCTCGCACTCTGAgccactttatttttttatttttttatttttcgctCCCTAAACAAATTCTATTCCAATTTAGTGGCTTCATTTAACATGTGTTTCTGCACTGGGCATTGATTTACTGTGGGTATCATATACATTGCAAACTAAGTGAGACATGCAACCTTTCATTTTCACGCCATTGCATTACAAATTCGACATGCTACATTAACAAGAAAAATAACTGTGTTTGGCAAAGCCAATGGGAAGTGGCCTGTGTCTTAAGatgacatttcattttcattttcgcATTCATTACTGTGTGCTGTCACTGCCGTGCTTTAAGTTGTAAGAGTGTGAGTGTTTTGCTTTATCTCTGCAAGTCATcacatatgtgtgtgagtgtgtgtgttggtcagaaatgcataacaattattttaattattttaagtattttaagtattaatgcaaaaaaaaaaaaaaaaaaaaaaaagtttgttatcCAAACTATTCATGTTTATATGCTTAaattttaagattaacattttgCATAGTTTTTCCCTGCTATATGTGACCCTGATAGAACAGACCCATGACCCATTTTTAGGTTGCAACCTCAGCAGTTAAGAACAACTCATTTACAggatgtatttgtgtgtgcatgcacttTGAACAGTATTGTTTCTCAAAACATCAGCTTGATCATTTGCAGTTCTTCAATTTTAAGCACCCTTGATattccaatgtaaaaaaaaatattgagtataATATTTTTACTGCTTCCTCAAGAATTGTTTATtgaaacataaaatgtgttttgaagaAAATGGAACTTTTTTCAAATTTATGAATTTTGTCCATGAACAGGATCACCAGTAGCAGGTGGTTTCATGTATGTGCTGGATACTTTCAGGTGGTGCAAACATTTCTGACCACATTGAACCATTagatggttagagagtcggacttgtaacccaaaggttgtgggttcatgTCTCAGGTCCGGCAGGAATTGTTGGTGTGggggtgaatatatatatatatatcaccaacAAAAAGTGGTTTTAAGGCATGGGGTGATGATGTATGAATTTTAGAGTTATGTATTCTGCCCTGCCCAATGACCCTGTCCATATCCTTATCTCATCTGAAGCATGGGTCATATTGTGAGCATGATGTTTAACCGAATGAAGAGTGTATTATAAAAACTGAGATTCCAGTCCATGTACTCTCCAAGCAGAGAGCCGTTAGCAGACATAAAGCGCAGTGTTTCatgctctctcattctctctgtcCCCTGTATCTCATGCTCCATTACCTCCCCTGTGAGCTGGATATGCAGAGCGCCGCTTATTCACTCTCTAATGTAGACACTGGCTAGTGTTGAGATGTAATGTGACATTAAATGGAGAGCAACTTTGCTAATTCAATCCTACCATTGAGAGAGGCCTGAGAGAATTTGCCTCTTATGGTGTTTTAAGGCTCACAATGGCTCAGGAAAGTGCTCTATTAAAATCTCATTTGGTTCTTTACAAGGAGCAGAACTAACTGAGACCTTGTGTCTTACCAATCCTAGGAAGGAAATTACCTTtgcttatttaacaaaataaaaggagATTTTATTTCTACTTAGATATTTGGAAAGTTAATATCTGCGATGCTTGGCTGGGCAAAACTCGCCTCCAATTGTGCTGGGCTTTGCTATGCAGTTACTAAGGTGAGCATGGAGTTCTGTAACACTGAGAAGTTACATCATTTGAATTAGTCATCTTTGACGTCATGAGAACATATGCATCCTCAAACCCTTCACTAGCAATTATGTTTATGTTAAAGTTAGCAGATGTAAAAATATAAGCCCATTTCACACTGTTAAGAGCCCTTGGGCACTAGTAAAACATTTCATATAGTATAATGAAAtatgtacatgtttttacattaaatatttatatgctgCTTGttgaaaaaaagattaattagACCACAGCAACGTTTAAATTGCTATCAGTAGAGAAAGATGCTTTTCACTCTAGCTGTTGCATCCATCAGCAATGAGGCTAACAGGGCCAAACCAGCCAAATCTTGACCCAACACTTGGTTCTGATTATATTTACCACTTTATTCAGTTTCCAGGTTAATCCATGGTGGTTGTTTACTAGACCAA
This genomic interval carries:
- the LOC113075831 gene encoding transmembrane protein 132C-like is translated as MAFLNIILLPRKPKMIAVRMALLHALLIASLHGVCESRGGGSDLVPRFSSSLPTYLPVSCQLQGAESSFFLREATQDVMRNGSLQTRSEPLFLHLPDAGPAPLLSVNCSYGNLTAEAPVPPELLQGALARSFQTSTHLTLGWKVRAHLVSRRIGVDRPQIQVLFYLAGRRWEDGDPPAELLPCIRVVGFRDPGEGSVSTACRLEGNLGICVAQLGIPTTWFNVPSPRRRTQEPVPVTVELHYSILPPEALGKKCVAGRVQGKAVGQEGDMQRIGTVILTTGDNKVPRNRLRLDGDVEILAPINPVKQGQTVGFQVLMNSAAATEQFTLRVQHGEGINFMVVKPSNLAAWEIKQEVVPGSSSLSMFCQRKASTTNEKLDGSFYEIMWVDFEIDNFINLQSSQTIRWQIEYPSTGVSAEVISTIYISQRDLQGIVPIAEDTEILNTAILTGRRVAIPVKVVTVEQDGTVREVDDPVTCISTDEDVLKVSLGCDEVLVNGKEKNGHISIQVNFTYLYLTSQLELTVWVPRLPLQIDVSDAELSQVKGWRVPIITNKRPTRDSEDDEEDERKGRGCALQYQHALVRVLTHFVAEPAGPGGELVHMLGSDWSADITDMVLDFLKVEDTSFARLIDGRVLVGRDPGITNIQVISPLSDSILAEKAITVVDDKVTITDLGVQLVGSLSLSLQPSSTNNRAFYITTTAQDLLHTPKQEAIISAWIQYSDGSVTPLDIYDPKDFTLTITSLDENVVSTYQDHSQCWPIIVAEGEGQGALLRVEMMISETCQKSKRKSILAMGIGNVQVKFGQNDLEQRSGTHNENSLDNSTNEQRHKVLEPDKTSGGDSWKYTNTAVEREESVLKKVSTTSKTPLTSRSGGNKQSGGQNNNPVDYTSFPALVDLPGGAESDLTQAPRGLSDLEIGMYALLGVFCLAILVFLINCVSFAFRFRHKQLPVLEQGNMNHAHDWVWLGNEADLMDHHGNHGPLAHNDECTTAIDRNEGCEESKFLLNGSSVQKSGSTHGHVIPHVHSDPRSCLGNDPSGKIEPPNNSPSAAKRKRVKFTSFATVLPDEGGPYTNSILIGNEDNIKWVCQDMDLGQSAELRSYMERLQDNL